A genome region from Thermomonospora amylolytica includes the following:
- a CDS encoding carboxylesterase/lipase family protein has translation MSGLLTGRLAGIRRRSSWMRRAGVLSGVLLLTAGGLTAVPATADEGPTVTTRYGQVQGKAGETANSYLGIPYAAPPVGSLRWKPPSPPARWSGVRDATRPGDPCMQRPSPTPWGNLAGPGTPSEDCLYLNVYTPAQRSLHKRPVMVWIHGGGFTIGSGTFYDGGSLASKGDVVVVNFNYRLGAFGYFAHPDLAGESSHGLSGNYGLLDQQAALRWVQENIAAFGGDPDNVTIFGESAGGGSVCHNLVSPRSLGLFDRAIAQSGCGFTLPTQAEQQRSGTAWANSLGCADVACLRGRSAEELLTASASPTARWTPIVDGKVIPLQVTDALESGRFHRVPFMQGTTADEGRLTVASTYDLAGRRLTPEGYPAAVRALYGERTDEILARYPLSDYGTPAEALGAIFTDSQFSCLQSRTASLAAGHTRSYQYEFADRNAMDYLNMPISFPLGAPHGSEIRYVFGNVSGTPAQNALSDQMLGYWTSFARTGVPYAANAPRWNLFPKVQILAPGAIAPSTTFPQDHKCDLWTRPAS, from the coding sequence ATGTCGGGACTGCTCACCGGACGCCTGGCGGGGATCCGCCGGCGATCGTCATGGATGCGACGGGCGGGGGTGCTGTCGGGCGTGCTCCTGCTGACGGCCGGCGGGCTGACCGCCGTTCCGGCGACGGCGGACGAGGGACCGACCGTCACGACCCGTTACGGGCAGGTCCAGGGGAAGGCGGGGGAGACCGCGAACTCCTACCTCGGCATCCCCTACGCCGCGCCGCCGGTCGGGTCGCTGCGCTGGAAGCCCCCGTCCCCGCCCGCGCGCTGGTCGGGCGTACGGGACGCCACCCGGCCGGGCGACCCCTGCATGCAGCGCCCCTCGCCCACCCCCTGGGGCAACCTGGCGGGACCCGGCACGCCCAGCGAGGACTGCCTGTACCTGAACGTCTACACGCCCGCGCAACGGTCACTGCACAAGCGGCCGGTGATGGTGTGGATCCACGGCGGCGGGTTCACCATCGGCTCCGGGACGTTCTATGACGGCGGCAGCCTGGCGTCCAAGGGGGACGTGGTCGTCGTCAACTTCAACTACCGGCTCGGGGCGTTCGGCTACTTCGCCCACCCGGATCTGGCCGGGGAGTCGTCGCACGGGCTGTCGGGCAACTACGGGCTGCTCGACCAGCAGGCGGCCCTGCGCTGGGTGCAGGAGAACATCGCCGCGTTCGGCGGCGACCCCGACAACGTGACGATCTTCGGCGAGTCGGCCGGGGGCGGCAGCGTCTGCCACAACCTGGTCTCGCCCCGCTCGCTCGGGCTGTTCGACCGGGCCATCGCCCAGTCGGGCTGCGGGTTCACCCTGCCCACCCAGGCCGAGCAGCAGCGCAGCGGCACGGCCTGGGCGAACTCCCTGGGCTGCGCGGACGTGGCCTGCCTGCGCGGCAGGTCCGCCGAGGAACTGCTGACCGCCTCGGCGAGCCCGACCGCCCGCTGGACGCCGATCGTCGACGGCAAGGTGATCCCGCTGCAGGTGACGGACGCGCTGGAGAGCGGCCGGTTCCACCGGGTCCCCTTCATGCAGGGCACCACCGCCGACGAGGGACGGCTCACCGTGGCCTCCACCTACGACCTGGCGGGCAGGCGGCTGACGCCGGAGGGCTACCCGGCGGCGGTCCGCGCGCTCTACGGCGAACGGACCGACGAGATCCTGGCCCGCTACCCGCTGTCGGACTACGGCACGCCCGCGGAGGCGCTGGGCGCGATCTTCACCGACTCCCAGTTCTCCTGCCTGCAGTCGCGGACCGCGAGCCTGGCCGCCGGGCACACCCGGTCGTACCAGTACGAGTTCGCCGACCGGAACGCCATGGACTACCTGAACATGCCGATCAGCTTCCCGCTCGGCGCCCCGCACGGCTCGGAGATCCGGTACGTCTTCGGCAACGTCTCGGGCACCCCCGCCCAGAACGCCCTGTCGGACCAGATGCTCGGCTACTGGACCAGCTTCGCCAGGACCGGCGTCCCGTACGCCGCGAACGCCCCGCGCTGGAACCTCTTCCCGAAGGTCCAGATCCTCGCCCCCGGCGCGATCGCCCCGAGCACCACCTTCCCCCAGGACCACAAGTGCGACCTGTGGACCCGGCCCGCATCCTGA
- a CDS encoding DUF4184 family protein codes for MPFTLSHPAIVLPLARGPLVPSALVVGAMAPDLPYFVGMADQRLLTHRLVGVPTVDLGMALLLLVVFHRLLKWPLLALCPAWLRARLAAPARAFDERGMGDLGWVVVSACLGAFTHVAWDAFTHEGAAGVRRLPFLAEPLAFGLPGYRVAQYAGGLVGALVIAAWTVWWLRRRAVPADPVPPGLSARSRLGVLAAGAAVSVAGGLFGAFSWMPMSDRTDFHARLVGGVVGLIAFAGLALLAFAMTHRVLNGPAARAEGA; via the coding sequence ATGCCGTTCACGTTGAGCCATCCGGCGATCGTGCTGCCCCTGGCGCGCGGCCCGCTGGTGCCCTCGGCCCTGGTCGTGGGGGCGATGGCGCCCGACCTGCCGTACTTCGTGGGGATGGCCGACCAGCGGCTGCTGACGCACCGGCTCGTCGGGGTCCCCACCGTCGACCTGGGCATGGCGCTGCTGCTGCTCGTCGTTTTCCACAGGCTGTTGAAATGGCCGCTGCTGGCGCTGTGCCCGGCCTGGCTGCGCGCCCGCCTGGCGGCCCCGGCGCGTGCGTTCGACGAACGCGGCATGGGGGACCTCGGCTGGGTGGTGGTGTCGGCCTGCCTGGGGGCGTTCACGCATGTGGCCTGGGACGCCTTCACCCATGAGGGCGCCGCCGGGGTCCGCCGGCTGCCGTTCCTGGCCGAACCGCTGGCGTTCGGCCTGCCGGGCTACCGGGTCGCCCAGTACGCCGGCGGCCTGGTCGGGGCCCTGGTCATCGCCGCCTGGACGGTGTGGTGGCTGCGCCGCCGTGCGGTGCCCGCCGATCCCGTGCCGCCGGGCCTGTCCGCCCGGTCCCGCCTGGGCGTGCTGGCCGCCGGGGCGGCCGTGTCGGTGGCCGGCGGCCTGTTCGGCGCGTTCTCCTGGATGCCGATGAGCGACCGCACCGACTTCCACGCCCGCCTGGTCGGCGGCGTCGTCGGTCTGATCGCCTTCGCGGGGCTCGCCCTGCTCGCCTTCGCGATGACCCATCGGGTTCTGAACGGCCCCGCCGCCCGCGCCGAGGGAGCGTAG
- a CDS encoding M15 family metallopeptidase encodes MQKLVIRALAVSMAALLTVPAAAATAQSRPEPTAPREFVALRDVDRTILEEMRYTTAHNFIGDPVNGYRQPVCILTRPAAEALRRAQRKLLRQGYSLKVYDCYRPQRAVDHFVAWAKDLDDQRMKAEFYPRVDKANLFADGYIAEKSGHSRGGTVDLTIVKLPARPTRPYRPGQELVPCYYPQDQRFPDNSIDMGTGYDCFDTLSHTLDPRITPEQRANRLLLKNTLEEQGFVNLPEEWWHFTHKPELFPDTYFDFPVSRSSLTPRN; translated from the coding sequence ATGCAGAAACTGGTCATCCGTGCCCTCGCGGTCTCCATGGCCGCCCTGCTGACCGTCCCCGCCGCGGCCGCCACGGCGCAGTCGCGTCCCGAGCCCACAGCGCCCAGGGAGTTCGTGGCGCTGCGCGACGTGGACCGGACGATCCTGGAGGAGATGCGCTACACGACGGCGCACAACTTCATCGGGGACCCGGTCAACGGTTACCGCCAGCCCGTGTGCATCCTGACCAGGCCCGCCGCCGAGGCCCTGCGCCGGGCCCAGCGCAAGCTGCTGCGTCAGGGATACTCGCTGAAGGTCTACGACTGCTACCGGCCCCAGCGTGCGGTGGACCACTTCGTCGCCTGGGCCAAGGACCTGGACGACCAGCGGATGAAGGCCGAGTTCTATCCCCGGGTGGACAAGGCGAACCTCTTCGCCGACGGCTACATCGCCGAGAAGTCCGGCCACAGCCGGGGCGGCACCGTGGACCTGACCATCGTCAAGCTCCCCGCCCGGCCCACCCGCCCCTACCGGCCGGGGCAGGAACTGGTCCCCTGCTACTACCCGCAGGACCAGCGCTTCCCGGACAACTCCATCGACATGGGAACGGGCTACGACTGCTTCGACACCCTCTCCCACACACTCGACCCCCGCATCACGCCCGAGCAGCGGGCCAACCGTCTCCTGCTGAAGAACACCCTGGAGGAGCAGGGCTTCGTCAATCTCCCCGAGGAGTGGTGGCACTTCACCCACAAGCCGGAGCTGTTCCCCGACACCTACTTCGACTTCCCCGTATCCCGCAGCTCCCTGACCCCTCGGAACTGA
- a CDS encoding FAD-binding oxidoreductase yields the protein MTQDMAEGLAGRLRGRVVQATDADYDQVRAVWNGMIDRRPAALVRCAGTSDVIEAVRYARARGLMVAVRGGGHNVSGTAVCDDGLVVDLTPMRGVRVDPAAGTVRAAGGVTIGDLDSETQAFGLAVPMGVVTETGIAGLTLGGGLGWLRRRYGLSCDSLISADVVTADGRVVVAESDPDLLWALKGGGGNFGVVTSFEFRAHPVGPDVFFAQVIHAGSDARSVLRAYREWAAAAPDEISSFAILWHAPEDESIPAEHHGTPIVVFAAMHSGTPEEGETALQPLRDIGTPIADLSAATSYLEAQRFFDEDYPAHVMRYYWKSRYLTGLPDDLIDVLVELNEGSPSPHSTLDVWQLGGAFARPGTRDTAFGDRSAPFMLGIESNWEDPADDEACIAWARRVHTTLGPFSTGAEYLNFPGLYEDSDRTVRDTFGPNLDRLAVVKRRYDPDNVFHLTHNIRPS from the coding sequence GTGACACAGGACATGGCAGAGGGGCTGGCGGGCCGGCTGCGGGGCCGGGTCGTCCAGGCGACGGACGCGGACTACGACCAGGTCCGCGCGGTGTGGAACGGCATGATCGACAGGCGTCCGGCGGCCCTGGTGCGATGCGCCGGGACCAGCGACGTGATCGAGGCGGTCCGGTACGCGCGGGCGCGGGGCTTGATGGTCGCGGTGCGCGGCGGCGGGCACAACGTGTCCGGGACCGCGGTGTGCGACGACGGGCTGGTCGTCGACCTGACGCCGATGCGCGGGGTGCGGGTCGACCCCGCCGCCGGGACCGTGCGGGCGGCCGGCGGCGTCACGATCGGCGACCTGGACTCCGAGACGCAGGCGTTCGGGCTGGCGGTGCCGATGGGGGTGGTCACCGAGACCGGGATCGCCGGGCTCACGCTGGGCGGCGGACTGGGCTGGCTGCGCCGCAGGTACGGGCTGAGCTGCGACAGCCTGATCTCGGCGGACGTGGTGACGGCGGACGGCCGGGTGGTCGTGGCCGAGTCCGACCCCGATCTGCTGTGGGCGCTGAAGGGCGGCGGCGGGAACTTCGGCGTGGTCACCTCGTTCGAGTTCCGCGCCCATCCGGTGGGGCCGGACGTGTTCTTTGCGCAGGTGATCCATGCGGGAAGCGACGCCCGTTCCGTGCTGCGCGCCTACCGGGAGTGGGCGGCCGCCGCGCCGGACGAGATCAGCTCGTTCGCGATCCTGTGGCACGCCCCCGAGGACGAGTCCATTCCGGCCGAGCACCACGGCACGCCGATCGTGGTGTTCGCCGCCATGCACAGCGGCACTCCGGAGGAGGGCGAGACGGCGCTGCAGCCGCTCCGCGACATCGGCACGCCGATCGCGGACCTTTCGGCGGCCACGTCCTATCTGGAGGCGCAGCGCTTCTTCGACGAGGACTACCCGGCGCACGTCATGCGGTACTACTGGAAGTCCCGTTATCTGACCGGATTGCCGGACGACCTGATCGACGTGCTGGTGGAGCTGAACGAGGGCAGCCCGTCCCCGCACTCCACTCTCGACGTCTGGCAGCTCGGCGGGGCGTTCGCCCGGCCGGGAACGCGGGACACGGCGTTCGGCGACCGTTCGGCCCCGTTCATGCTCGGCATCGAGTCCAACTGGGAGGACCCCGCCGACGACGAGGCGTGCATCGCGTGGGCCCGCCGCGTCCACACGACCCTGGGGCCCTTCTCGACCGGGGCCGAGTACCTGAACTTCCCGGGCCTGTACGAGGACTCCGACCGCACCGTGCGAGACACGTTCGGCCCCAACCTGGACCGCCTGGCGGTGGTGAAACGCCGCTACGACCCGGACAACGTGTTCCACCTCACCCACAACATCCGTCCGTCCTAG
- a CDS encoding winged helix-turn-helix transcriptional regulator produces the protein MPPSRNPSPRSDCAIAGTLDVVGDRWSLLIVRDLLFHGELRFADLATSDEGVPTNTLTDRLRRLEESGIVVREPYSDRPVRHRYRLTERGRDLAPVLDAMAAWGVAHLPGTRRLGGRRGDH, from the coding sequence ATGCCGCCATCCCGCAACCCGTCCCCGCGCTCGGACTGTGCCATCGCCGGCACGCTGGACGTGGTGGGTGACAGATGGTCGCTGCTCATCGTGCGTGACCTGCTGTTCCACGGCGAACTGCGCTTCGCGGACCTGGCGACCTCGGACGAGGGCGTGCCGACGAACACGCTCACCGACCGGCTGCGGCGGTTGGAGGAGAGCGGCATCGTCGTTCGCGAGCCGTACAGCGACCGACCGGTGCGGCACCGGTACCGGCTGACCGAGCGGGGTCGCGACCTCGCCCCGGTGCTCGACGCCATGGCCGCCTGGGGAGTCGCTCACCTGCCCGGCACGCGCAGGCTGGGCGGCCGGCGCGGTGACCACTGA
- a CDS encoding cupin domain-containing protein, producing MTATVVARKPAVGDAYWVLGGLYEVKVTSEESDGALVVMQMTMPEGMGPPPHTHPGAEAVYVLDGTIRYHIGEETMEGEPGSFFYVPAGTWENFEPLSTVRVLVEYMPGGNIDKFFAEVGEPARTRDLPPASEAPPDVDRLISAAARYGMEMRRPEGM from the coding sequence GTGACAGCCACAGTGGTCGCACGCAAACCGGCCGTGGGGGACGCCTACTGGGTGCTCGGCGGTCTCTACGAGGTCAAGGTGACGAGCGAGGAGAGCGACGGCGCACTGGTCGTCATGCAGATGACCATGCCCGAGGGCATGGGGCCGCCGCCGCACACCCACCCGGGCGCCGAGGCCGTGTACGTCCTCGACGGCACGATCCGCTACCACATCGGCGAGGAGACGATGGAGGGGGAGCCCGGCTCCTTCTTCTACGTCCCAGCGGGGACATGGGAGAACTTCGAGCCGCTGAGCACGGTGCGCGTGCTCGTGGAGTACATGCCCGGCGGGAACATCGACAAGTTCTTCGCCGAGGTCGGGGAACCGGCCCGGACACGGGATCTGCCGCCCGCCTCGGAGGCGCCGCCCGACGTCGACAGGCTCATCTCGGCCGCCGCCCGGTACGGCATGGAGATGAGGAGACCGGAAGGGATGTGA
- a CDS encoding universal stress protein, which yields MAAIIVATDGSPPADRAVRWAADEAALRGLPLQIVHVIDEAPYDVLGSADARVPDRATGVAESILAEAQKLAFERHPDLAVTTEIARGSVPIALRERAAAAASLVLGHRGRGGFASLLLGSIGLRVAGHAPGPVVVVRGEPASARGEIVVGVALDAADEVALAHAFEAAVLRGSRLRAVHAFQLADTLVAAGHYDELAQVEEAHRTRLDDLLVPHRERRPDVAVVADVVREHPVQALVTASEQADLLVVGTHGHGVLRDALLGSVTHGVLHHAHCPVAVVGRPA from the coding sequence ATGGCCGCCATCATCGTCGCCACAGACGGCTCCCCGCCCGCCGACCGCGCCGTCCGGTGGGCCGCCGACGAGGCCGCGCTGCGCGGCCTGCCGCTGCAGATCGTGCACGTCATCGACGAGGCCCCCTACGACGTGCTGGGCTCTGCCGACGCCCGCGTCCCCGACCGGGCGACGGGCGTGGCCGAGAGCATCCTGGCCGAGGCGCAGAAGCTCGCCTTCGAACGGCATCCCGACCTCGCGGTGACCACCGAGATCGCCCGCGGCTCCGTCCCCATCGCGCTGCGGGAACGCGCCGCCGCGGCCGCCTCGCTGGTCCTCGGGCATCGCGGGCGGGGCGGGTTCGCCAGCCTGCTGCTGGGATCCATCGGCCTGCGCGTCGCCGGGCACGCCCCCGGCCCGGTCGTCGTCGTGCGCGGCGAGCCCGCGTCCGCCCGCGGCGAGATCGTCGTCGGCGTCGCCCTGGACGCCGCCGACGAGGTCGCGCTCGCCCACGCCTTCGAGGCGGCCGTGCTGCGCGGCTCGCGGCTGCGGGCGGTGCACGCGTTCCAGCTGGCCGACACCCTGGTCGCGGCCGGTCACTACGACGAGCTCGCCCAGGTGGAGGAGGCCCACCGCACTCGGCTCGACGACCTGCTGGTCCCGCATCGGGAGCGCCGTCCGGACGTCGCCGTGGTCGCGGACGTCGTACGGGAGCACCCGGTCCAGGCCCTGGTCACGGCCTCCGAGCAGGCCGACCTGCTGGTGGTGGGCACCCACGGCCACGGCGTCCTGCGCGACGCGCTCCTCGGCTCGGTCACCCACGGCGTCCTGCACCACGCCCACTGCCCGGTCGCCGTCGTCGGCCGCCCCGCCTGA
- a CDS encoding CBS domain-containing protein, with the protein MLVREAMTAPVVTVPPSATVRQAIRLLHEHDITAMPVVDGSGTMVGIVSDMDLLRGEFQADPRAFALPVAGPDEPPPRLVSDVMIRDVRTAQPTTDVAELAAMMLRTHIKSVPVLDGGRIVGMISRRDLIAVLARGDARIRDDVLASLAELLPDGHAWTATVHEGEVRLSGPADDSARHIAETLTRTIPGVTRVLFTDSA; encoded by the coding sequence ATGCTTGTCCGAGAGGCCATGACCGCCCCCGTCGTGACGGTGCCGCCCTCGGCCACCGTCCGGCAGGCCATCCGCCTGCTGCACGAGCACGACATCACCGCGATGCCGGTGGTGGACGGCTCCGGGACGATGGTGGGGATCGTCAGCGACATGGATCTGCTGCGCGGCGAGTTCCAGGCCGATCCGCGGGCGTTCGCGCTGCCGGTGGCGGGCCCGGACGAGCCGCCGCCGCGGCTGGTGTCGGACGTGATGATCCGGGACGTGCGCACCGCCCAGCCGACCACCGACGTCGCCGAGCTGGCCGCGATGATGCTGCGCACCCACATCAAGAGCGTCCCGGTGCTGGACGGCGGCCGGATCGTCGGGATGATCAGCCGCCGGGACCTGATCGCCGTGCTGGCCCGCGGCGACGCCCGGATCCGCGACGACGTGCTGGCGTCGCTGGCCGAGCTGCTGCCGGACGGCCACGCCTGGACCGCCACCGTCCACGAGGGCGAGGTGCGGCTGTCCGGCCCGGCCGACGACAGCGCCCGGCACATCGCCGAGACCCTCACCCGCACGATCCCCGGCGTCACCCGCGTCCTGTTCACCGACTCCGCCTGA
- a CDS encoding prenyltransferase/squalene oxidase repeat-containing protein — protein MTSTLQADLTAAARFMASHARQLDRRRFELLTGPGAPEAVLAALDGYRNPDGGYGWGLEPDLRSPESQPGGALHAMEVFAEAGPVHTPHVRALCDWLESVSLPDGGLPFALPVTDPAGCAPWWTGADHTTSSLQITAAVAGMAHRAAAHHPEIAAHPWLERATRYCLDAIKATDTTPHALVLSFAIQFLDAVHDTHPEAAGLLRHLARHLPPDGVVHVAGGTENEVLRPLDFAPFPGPARALFDPAVIDAELQRLAAEQREDGGWTVEYATSSPAAALEWRGYITVRAVAILRQPL, from the coding sequence ATGACCTCGACACTTCAGGCGGATCTGACGGCCGCCGCGCGCTTCATGGCCTCGCACGCCCGGCAGCTCGACCGGCGTCGCTTCGAACTGCTCACCGGACCCGGCGCCCCCGAGGCGGTGCTCGCCGCGCTGGACGGCTACCGCAACCCGGACGGCGGCTACGGCTGGGGCCTGGAGCCCGACCTGCGTTCCCCCGAGAGCCAGCCGGGCGGGGCGTTGCACGCGATGGAGGTCTTCGCCGAGGCGGGCCCGGTGCACACCCCTCACGTACGGGCGCTGTGCGACTGGCTGGAGTCGGTGTCACTGCCGGACGGCGGCCTGCCGTTCGCGCTGCCCGTGACCGATCCCGCCGGCTGCGCACCCTGGTGGACCGGCGCCGACCACACCACGTCGTCGCTGCAGATCACCGCCGCCGTCGCGGGCATGGCCCACCGCGCCGCCGCCCACCATCCCGAGATCGCCGCGCACCCCTGGCTCGAACGGGCCACCCGCTACTGCCTGGACGCCATAAAGGCGACCGACACGACCCCGCACGCCCTGGTCCTGTCGTTCGCGATCCAGTTCCTCGACGCCGTCCACGACACGCACCCCGAAGCCGCCGGCCTGCTCCGCCATCTGGCCCGCCACCTCCCGCCGGACGGCGTCGTCCACGTCGCGGGCGGCACTGAGAACGAGGTCCTGCGCCCCCTGGACTTCGCCCCGTTCCCGGGCCCGGCCCGAGCCCTCTTCGACCCCGCGGTGATCGACGCCGAACTGCAGCGCCTGGCCGCCGAACAGCGCGAGGACGGCGGCTGGACCGTCGAGTACGCCACTTCCTCCCCGGCGGCGGCCCTGGAATGGCGCGGCTACATCACCGTCCGCGCCGTGGCGATCCTGCGGCAACCCCTTTGA